One genomic window of Mercenaria mercenaria strain notata chromosome 2, MADL_Memer_1, whole genome shotgun sequence includes the following:
- the LOC123563491 gene encoding myosin heavy chain, striated muscle-like isoform X16: MATDWSQDPEFQYLAVDHKKVMKEAKPFDGKKACWVPDEKEGFSRAEIQSTKGEEVTVKLEKNNDIKTFKKDDVQQVNPPKFEMTEDMANMTYLNEASVLHNLRSRYYSGFIYTYSGLFCVAVNPYRRLPIYLDSIIAKYRGKRKLEMPPHLFSIADNAYQYMLQDRENQSMLITGESGAGKTENTKKVIMYFAKVAAQLQKPVEDEKEKEIKKANLEDQIIQANPVLEAFGNAKTIRNNNSSRFGKFIRIHFGPTGKIAGADIETYLLEKSRVTFQQSAERNYHIFYQMLSPAFPKYHELCLVSADPGLYSFINQGVLTVDGIDDNEEMHITDEAFDILGFTNEEKTSMFKCTAAIIHFGEMKFKQRPREEQAEPDGTAEAEKVAFLLGVNAGDLLKGLLKPKIKVGSEFVTQGRNKDQVLYSVSALAKSLYDRMFAWLVKRVNKTLDTKAKRNYFIGVLDIAGFEIFDFNSFEQLCINYTNERLQQFFNHHMFILEQEEYKKEGIQWEFIDFGMDLQACIDLIEKPMGILSILEEECMFPKASDKTFMEKLYTNHLGKSSLFNKPVKSRKGGADAHFELGHYAGAVPYNINGWLDKNKDPLNETVVALLEQSKEALVSTLFAHPAEGQGSTTKKKKSSSFQTISATHKESLNKLMKNLYTTHPHFVRCIIPNETKTPGVIDAPLVLNQLKCNGVLEGIRICRKGFPNRIIYSEFKQRYSILAPNAIPQGFVDGKQVTDKILTALQMDPNEYRLGSTKVFFKAGVLGMLEDMRDERLSKIISLFQAHIRGYLMRRQYKKLQDQRIGLSVIQRNIRKWMVLRNWQWWKLYTKVKPLLNVARAEDEMRKKEEELEKTKAELAKVEKIKKELEEQNVTLLQQKNDMYLQLQAEQDTLIDAEEKIERLIQQKADFEQQLKDLEERLLDEEDAAAELESVKRKMEQEAVELKKDIEDLETALAKAETEKNTKDNQIKTLQDEMAQQDEQIAKLSKEKRNMDEQQKRTEEALRVEEDKVNNLTRIKGKLEVTLDELEDNLEREKKVRADVEKAKRKVEQDLKSTQETVEDLERVKRDLEENVRRKDMEVKNLNSKLEDEQSLVAQLQRKIKELQARIEELEEELEAERAARAKVEKQRAELNRELEELSERLDEAGGATTAQVELNKKREQELLKLRRDLEEQSLQHESQISALRKKAQDASNEMADQIDQLQKIKQKVEKEKQQYKGEIDDLQAQIEHISKNRGMSEKMSKQVQAQIDELNSRLEESARTIQDLQSQKARAQNENSDLTRQLEDAESRVNQLNKERQNLMQQLEDAKRSLEEETRARQKMQSEIRSLTSDLDSVREQLEEEMESKGDMQRQLSRANAEAQQWRVKYESEGMARAEELEDAKRKLQAKLQEAEQAAEAANSKVSQLEKTKSRLAGELEDLMIDVDRANANANNLEKKQRGFDKTIAEWEARVRDLQSELENAQKEARSYSAELYRTKAQAEEANDTIDSLKRENKNLADEIHELTDQLTEGGRSVHEVEKARRRLEMEKDELQAALEEAESALEQEEAKVSRAQLEIAAIRQEIDRRIAEKEEEFENTRRNHQRSMDSMNASLEAEAKGKAEALRIRKKLEQDINELEVALDGANRGRVDMEKNCKRLQEQGRELQSTIEEEQRNTQEAREAYNMAERRVAVIQGECEEIRSALESAERGRKAAENELIDTNDRVNELAAQVQSLGGQKRKLEGDIAAMQGDLEEMNNEVRGADERAKKAVADAARLADELRAEQEHGSQVEKMRKALEQQIKELTVRLDEAEAQALKGGKKMIAKLEIRVRELETEYDNEQRRHAETQKNMRKADRRLKELAFQADEDRKNQERLQELIDKLQNKIKTYKRQVEEAEEVAAINLAKYRKVQNELEDAEERADSAENSLQKLRVKNRSSVSASRTSASPAGVGSLSPYYKSTTTRSSHLGLNTSYRSVASSNGGDDEDY, translated from the exons ATGGCTACCGACTGGAGTCAAGATCCCGAATTTCAATACCTTGCTGTAGATCACAAGAAGGTGATGAAAGAGGCCAAGCCGTTCGACGGCAAGAAAGCATGTTGGGTACCAGACGAGAAAGAAGGCTTCAGCCGAGCCGAAATTCAATCAACTAAAGGTGAAGAGGTCACCGTAAAGCTGGAGAAGAATAATGAC ATCAAGACATTCAAGAAGGACGATGTACAGCAGGTCAACCCTCCCAAGTTCGAGATGACAGAGGACATGGCCAACATGACCTACCTGAACGAAGCCTCTGTGTTGCACAATCTCAGATCCAGATACTACTCTGGATTCATCTAT acgTACTCTGGCCTGTTCTGCGTGGCTGTGAACCCCTATCGCCGTCTGCCCATTTACCTTGACTCGATCATCGCCAAGTACCGTGGCAAGAGGAAGTTGGAAATGCCACCTCACTTGTTCTCAATCGCTGACAATGCCTACCAGTACATGTTGCAAG ATCGTGAAAACCAGTCCATGTTGATCAC AGGAGAATCCGGTGCCGGTAAGACTGAAAACACGAAGAAGGTTATTATGTACTTTGCCAAAGTAGCCGCCCAGCTCCAGAAGCCTGTAGAGGACGAAAAAGAGAAAGAAATCAAGAAG GCAAATCTTGAGGATCAAATTATTCAAGCCAACCCAGTGTTGGAAGCCTTTGGCAACGCAAAGACTATAAGAAATAACAACTCTTCTAGATTT GGTAAATTCATCCGTATCCATTTTGGACCCACTGGAAAAATTGCTGGAGCTGATATTGAAACAT ATCTGTTGGAGAAATCCCGTGTGACGTTCCAGCAGTCTGCCGAGAGAAACTACCATATATTCTACCAGATGCTCTCGCCAGCCTTCCCGAAATATCACG AGCTTTGCTTGGTGTCAGCGGATCCAGGACTGTATTCCTTCATCAACCAGGGTGTGCTAACCGTTGACGGTATCGACGATAACGAAGAAATGCACATCACTGAC GAAGCCTTTGACATCCTTGGTTTCACTAACGAGGAGAAGACCagcatgttcaaatgtactgccGCTATCATCCATTTCGGTGAGATGAAGTTCAAGCAGAGACCTAGAGAAGAGCAGGCCGAACCCGACGGAACGGCAG AGGCTGAGAAGGTTGCATTCTTGCTTGGTGTCAACGCCGGTGACTTGTTAAAGGGTCTTCTTAAACCCAAGATTAAGGTCGGAAGTGAGTTCGTGACTCAGGGTCGTAACAAAGACCAAGTCCTGTACTCCGTGAGTGCTTTGGCCAAATCTCTCTACGACCGTATGTTCGCATGGTTGGTCAAGAGAGTAAACAAGACCCTGGACACAAAGGCAAAGAGAAACTACTTTATTGGTGTGTTGGACATTGCCGGTTTCGAGATTTTTGAC ttcaACAGTTTTGAGCAGTTGTGTATCAACTACACCAATGAAAGATTACAGCAATTCTTCAACCACCACATGTTCATTCTGGAACAAGAAGAATACAAAAAGGAGGGAATTCAGTGGGAATTTATTGACTTTGGTATGGACTTGCAAGCCTGTATCGATCTCATTGAGAAG CCTATGGGTATCTTGTCAATTCTTGAGGAAGAATGCATGTTCCCTAAGGCTTCCGACAAGACATTTATGGAGAAGTTGTACACTAATCATCTGGGAAAATCTAGCCTCTTCAACAAGCCCGTGAAAAGCAGAAAGGGTGGTGCTGATGCTCACTTTGAGCTGGGTCACTATGCTGGTGCT GTACCATACAACATTAATGGTTGGTTGGACAAGAACAAGGACCCTCTGAACGAGACAGTAGTTGCTCTCCTTGAACAGTCCAAGGAAGCCCTTGTGTCTACCCTCTTTGCGCACCCTGCAG AGGGACAAGGCAGTACAACCAAGAAAAAGAAGTCCTCTTCCTTTCAGACCATTTCAGCAACACATAAG gaATCTCTGAACAAACTCATGAAGAACTTGTACACAACTCACCCTCACTTCGTGCGTTGTATTATCCCCAACGAGACAAAGACGCCAG GTGTGATTGACGCTCCACTTGTACTCAACCAGTTGAAGTGCAATGGTGTGCTTGAAGGTATCCGTATTTGTAGAAAAGGATTCCCTAACAGGATCATCTACTCGGAATTCAAACagag ATACTCCATTCTGGCCCCCAACGCCATTCCCCAAGGGTTTGTCGATGGAAAGCAGGTCACTGACAAGATTTTGACAGCTTTGCAGATGGACCCTAACGAGTACCGTCTCGGTTCCACCAAAGTTTTCTTCAAAGCTGGTGTGTTGGGTATGCTTGAGGACATGCGTGATGAACGTCTCTCCAAAATCATCTCCCTCTTCCAAGCCCATATTAGAGGTTACCTCATGCGCAGACAGTACAAGAAACTGCAAGACCAGAG AATTGGTCTATCCGTAATCCAGAGGAACATCCGAAAATGGATGGTTCTGAGGAACTGGCAGTGGTGGAAACTTTACACCAAGGTCAAGCCTCTTCTCAACGTTGCTCGTGCCGAGGACGAGATGAGGAAGAAGGAAGAAGAGCTCGAGAAAACCAAAGCTGAGTTGGCAAAGGTCGAAAAAATCAAGAAGGAATTAGAAGAACAGAATGTTACACTTCTGCAGCAAAAGAATGACATGTATCTGCAGTTGCAAGCTGAACAGGATACTTTGATCGATGCTGAGGAGAAAATTGAAAGACTCATTCAACAGAAAGCAGACTTTGAGCAACAACTGAAAGATCTTGAAGAGAGACTTCTTGATGAGGAAGATGCAGCTGCTGAACTCGAGTCAGTGAAGAGGAAAATGGAACAGGAAGCAGTTGAACTTAAAAAAGACATTGAAGACCTTGAAACAGCTCTTGCAAAGGCTGAAACTGAAAAGAACACGAAGGACAACCAGATCAAGACTTTGCAAGATGAAATGGCACAGCAAGATGAACAAATTGCTAAACTGTCAAAGGAAAAGCGAAACATGGACGAGCAACAAAAGAGAACAGAGGAAGCCCTCCGAGTTGAAGAAGACAAAGTTAACAATCTCACAAGAATAAAGGGAAAACTCGAGGTTACCCTGGACGAG CTTGAAGACAATCTGGAGCGTGAAAAGAAGGTTCGTGCTGATGTAGAAAAGGCCAAGAGAAAGGTAGAACAAGACCTCAAATCCACACAAGAAACTGTTGAAGATCTGGAACGCGTAAAGAGAGATCTTGAGGAGAATGTCAGGAG AAAAGACATGGAGGTCAAGAACCTGAACTCTAAACTTGAAGATGAGCAGAGCTTAGTCGCTCAGCTTCAGAGAAAGATTAAGGAACTGCAG GCCCGCATTGAGGAGTTAGAGGAAGAACTTGAAGCGGAGAGAGCTGCAAGAGCAAAG GTCGAGAAACAGAGAGCTGAGCTTAATCGTGAACTTGAAGAGCTCAGTGAACGTCTCGATGAGGCAGGCGGAGCAACCACTGCTCAAGTTGAGCTCAACAAGAAGCGGGAACAGGAACTTCTCAAGCTCAGACGTGACCTTGAGGAACAGAGTCTTCAGCACGAGTCCCAGATCAGCGCACTCCGCAAGAAGGCCCAAGATGCCAGCAATGAGATGGCAGATCAGATTGACCAGCTTCAGAAGATAAAACAAAA AGTTGAGAAAGAAAAGCAACAGTATAAGGGAGAAATTGATGATCTTCAAGCACAAATTGAACATATTTCAAAGAACAGG GGTATGTCTGAGAAAATGTCTAAACAAGTTCAAGCCCAAATTGATGAGCTAAACTCTCGCCTAGAAGAAAGTGCCCGTACTATCCAAGACCTCCAGAGCCAGAAGGCTAGGGCACAGAATGAGAACAGCGACCTTACCCGACAGCTCGAGGACGCTGAAAGCCGTGTTAACCAGCTCAACAAAGAACGACAAAACCTTATGCAACAACTCGAGGATGCCAAACGCAGTCTTGAGGAAGAAACAAGG GCTCGCCAAAAGATGCAGAGCGAGATCCGCAGTCTCACCTCCGACCTCGATTCTGTTCGTGAACAGCTTGAGGAGGAGATGGAATCCAAGGGTGATATGCAGAGGCAGTTGTCAAGGGCCAACGCTGAGGCTCAACAGTGGCGTGTTAAATACGAGAGCGAGGGCATGGCTCGTGCAGAGGAACTCGAGGATGCTAAGCGCAAGCTCCAGGCCAAACTTCAGGAAGCTGAACAAGCTGCTGAGGCTGCCAACTCTAAGGTCAGTCAGCTTGAGAAGACAAAGAGCAGGCTTGCTGGAGAGCTCGAGGACCTTATGATCGATGTAGACAGAGCCAATGCTAATGCTAACAACCTTGAAAAGAAACAGCGTGGCTTTGACAAAACTATTGCAGAATGGGAAGCACGTGTCCGTGACCTCCAGAGTGAACTTGAGAATGCACAGAAGGAGGCCCGCAGCTACTCAGCCGAACTGTACAGAACCAAGGCCCAGGCAGAAGAGGCTAATGACACAATTGACTCTCTTAAGAGAGAGAACAAGAATTTAGCTG ACGAAATTCATGAACTTACCGACCAGCTGACAGAAGGAGGCAGAAGTGTACATGAAGTCGAGAAGGCACGCCGCCGCCTTGAGATGGAAAAGGACGAATTACAAGCTGCACTGGAAGAAGCAGAGTCTGCTCTTGAACAGGAAGAAGCTAAGGTGTCACGTGCCCAACTTGAAATTGCAGCCATCCGACAGGAGATTGACAGACGCATTGCTGAGAAAGAAGAAGAATTCGAGAACACAAGACGCAACCACCAGAGATCTATGGATTCCATGAATGCTAGTCTTGAGGCTGAAGCCAAGGGCAAGGCAGAAGCTCTCAGAATTCGTAAGAAACTTGAACAAGACATTAACGAACTTGAAGTTGCTCTTGATGGCGCAAACCGAGGTAGAGTTGACATGGAAAAGAACTGCAAGAGATTACAGGAACAGGGTCGTGAACTCCAGAGCACTATTGAAGAAGAACAACGTAACACACAAGAGGCTCGTGAAGCTTACAATATGGCTGAGCGCCGTGTAGCTGTTATCCAAGGCGAATGCGAAGAGATCCGTTCTGCCCTCGAATCTGCCGAGAGAGGCCGCAAAGCAGCTGAAAATGAACTTATTGACACCAATGACCGCGTTAACGAGCTTGCTGCTCAAGTTCAATCTCTTGGAGGACAGAAGAGAAAGCTGGAGGGAGATATTGCTGCCATGCAGGGTGATCTTGAGGAGATGAACAATGAAGTAAGAGGTGCTGATGAGAGGGCGAAGAAGGCTGTTGCCGACGCCGCCCGTCTTGCTGATGAACTTCGCGCTGAGCAGGAACACGGCTCTCAGGTGGAGAAGATGCGCAAGGCTCTCGAACAGCAAATCAAAGAACTTACAGTCCGTCTCGATGAAGCTGAGGCACAAGCACTCAAGGGAGGCAAGAAGATGATTGCCAAGTTGGAAATCAGA
- the LOC123563491 gene encoding myosin heavy chain, striated muscle-like isoform X13, with protein sequence MATDWSQDPEFQYLAVDHKKVMKEAKPFDGKKACWVPDEKEGFSRAEIQSTKGEEVTVKLEKNNDIKTFKKDDVQQVNPPKFEMTEDMANMTYLNEASVLHNLRSRYYSGFIYTYSGLFCVAVNPYRRLPIYLDSIIAKYRGKRKLEMPPHLFSIADNAYQYMLQDRENQSMLITGESGAGKTESTKKVIKYFAIVAANIYKKGETIKIDSKTQDTPYAANLEDQIIQANPVLEAFGNAKTIRNNNSSRFGKFIRIHFGPTGKIAGADIETYLLEKSRVTFQQSAERNYHIFYQMLSPAFPKYHELCLVSADPGLYSFINQGVLTVDGIDDNEEMHITDEAFDILGFTNEEKTSMFKCTAAIIHFGEMKFKQRPREEQAEPDGTAEAEKVAFLLGVNAGDLLKGLLKPKIKVGSEFVTQGRNKDQVLYSVSALAKSLYDRMFAWLVKRVNKTLDTKAKRNYFIGVLDIAGFEIFDFNSFEQLCINYTNERLQQFFNHHMFILEQEEYKKEGIQWEFIDFGMDLQACIDLIEKPMGILSILEEECMFPKASDKTFMEKLYTNHLGKSSLFNKPVKSRKGGADAHFELGHYAGAVPYNINGWLDKNKDPLNETVVALLEQSKEALVSTLFAHPADETTTGTHKKKKSASFQTISATHRESLNKLMKNLYTTHPHFVRCIIPNETKTPGVIDAPLVLNQLKCNGVLEGIRICRKGFPNRIIYSEFKQRYSILAPNAIPQGFVDGKQVTDKILTALQMDPNEYRLGSTKVFFKAGVLGMLEDMRDERLSKIISLFQAHIRGYLMRRQYKKLQDQRIGLSVIQRNIRKWMVLRNWQWWKLYTKVKPLLNVARAEDEMRKKEEELEKTKAELAKVEKIKKELEEQNVTLLQQKNDMYLQLQAEQDTLIDAEEKIERLIQQKADFEQQLKDLEERLLDEEDAAAELESVKRKMEQEAVELKKDIEDLETALAKAETEKNTKDNQIKTLQDEMAQQDEQIAKLSKEKRNMDEQQKRTEEALRVEEDKVNNLTRIKGKLEVTLDELEDNLEREKKVRADVEKAKRKVEQDLKSTQETVEDLERVKRDLEENVRRKDMEVKNLNSKLEDEQSLVAQLQRKIKELQARIEELEEELEAERAARAKVEKQRAELNRELEELSERLDEAGGATTAQVELNKKREQELLKLRRDLEEQSLQHESQISALRKKAQDASNEMADQIDQLQKIKQKVEKEKQQYKGEIDDLQAQIEHISKNRGMSEKMSKQVQAQIDELNSRLEESARTIQDLQSQKARAQNENSDLTRQLEDAESRVNQLNKERQNLMQQLEDAKRSLEEETRARQKMQSEIRSLTSDLDSVREQLEEEMESKGDMQRQLSRANAEAQQWRVKYESEGMARAEELEDAKRKLQAKLQEAEQAAEAANSKVSQLEKTKSRLAGELEDLMIDVDRANANANNLEKKQRGFDKTIAEWEARVRDLQSELENAQKEARSYSAELYRTKAQAEEANDTIDSLKRENKNLADEIHELTDQLTEGGRSVHEVEKARRRLEMEKDELQAALEEAESALEQEEAKVSRAQLEIAAIRQEIDRRIAEKEEEFENTRRNHQRSMDSMNASLEAEAKGKAEALRIRKKLEQDINELEVALDGANRGRVDMEKNCKRLQEQGRELQSTIEEEQRNTQEAREAYNMAERRVAVIQGECEEIRSALESAERGRKAAENELIDTNDRVNELAAQVQSLGGQKRKLEGDIAAMQGDLEEMNNEVRGADERAKKAVADAARLADELRAEQEHGSQVEKMRKALEQQIKELTVRLDEAEAQALKGGKKMIAKLEIRVRELETEYDNEQRRHAETQKNMRKADRRLKELAFQADEDRKNQERLQELIDKLQNKIKTYKRQVEEAEEVAAINLAKYRKVQNELEDAEERADSAENSLQKLRVKNRSSVSASRTSASPAGGGATMTPLSAAMAKAERMRRERESSYS encoded by the exons ATGGCTACCGACTGGAGTCAAGATCCCGAATTTCAATACCTTGCTGTAGATCACAAGAAGGTGATGAAAGAGGCCAAGCCGTTCGACGGCAAGAAAGCATGTTGGGTACCAGACGAGAAAGAAGGCTTCAGCCGAGCCGAAATTCAATCAACTAAAGGTGAAGAGGTCACCGTAAAGCTGGAGAAGAATAATGAC ATCAAGACATTCAAGAAGGACGATGTACAGCAGGTCAACCCTCCCAAGTTCGAGATGACAGAGGACATGGCCAACATGACCTACCTGAACGAAGCCTCTGTGTTGCACAATCTCAGATCCAGATACTACTCTGGATTCATCTAT acgTACTCTGGCCTGTTCTGCGTGGCTGTGAACCCCTATCGCCGTCTGCCCATTTACCTTGACTCGATCATCGCCAAGTACCGTGGCAAGAGGAAGTTGGAAATGCCACCTCACTTGTTCTCAATCGCTGACAATGCCTACCAGTACATGTTGCAAG ATCGTGAAAACCAGTCCATGTTGATCAC GGGTGAAAGTGGTGCCGGTAAAACAGAGAGCACGAAGAAAGTTATCAAATATTTTGCCATTGTGGCCGCCAATATCTACAAAAAGGGAGAGACGATAAAAATAGACTCTAAAACACAAGACACTCCCTATGCC GCAAATCTTGAGGATCAAATTATTCAAGCCAACCCAGTGTTGGAAGCCTTTGGCAACGCAAAGACTATAAGAAATAACAACTCTTCTAGATTT GGTAAATTCATCCGTATCCATTTTGGACCCACTGGAAAAATTGCTGGAGCTGATATTGAAACAT ATCTGTTGGAGAAATCCCGTGTGACGTTCCAGCAGTCTGCCGAGAGAAACTACCATATATTCTACCAGATGCTCTCGCCAGCCTTCCCGAAATATCACG AGCTTTGCTTGGTGTCAGCGGATCCAGGACTGTATTCCTTCATCAACCAGGGTGTGCTAACCGTTGACGGTATCGACGATAACGAAGAAATGCACATCACTGAC GAAGCCTTTGACATCCTTGGTTTCACTAACGAGGAGAAGACCagcatgttcaaatgtactgccGCTATCATCCATTTCGGTGAGATGAAGTTCAAGCAGAGACCTAGAGAAGAGCAGGCCGAACCCGACGGAACGGCAG AGGCTGAGAAGGTTGCATTCTTGCTTGGTGTCAACGCCGGTGACTTGTTAAAGGGTCTTCTTAAACCCAAGATTAAGGTCGGAAGTGAGTTCGTGACTCAGGGTCGTAACAAAGACCAAGTCCTGTACTCCGTGAGTGCTTTGGCCAAATCTCTCTACGACCGTATGTTCGCATGGTTGGTCAAGAGAGTAAACAAGACCCTGGACACAAAGGCAAAGAGAAACTACTTTATTGGTGTGTTGGACATTGCCGGTTTCGAGATTTTTGAC ttcaACAGTTTTGAGCAGTTGTGTATCAACTACACCAATGAAAGATTACAGCAATTCTTCAACCACCACATGTTCATTCTGGAACAAGAAGAATACAAAAAGGAGGGAATTCAGTGGGAATTTATTGACTTTGGTATGGACTTGCAAGCCTGTATCGATCTCATTGAGAAG CCTATGGGTATCTTGTCAATTCTTGAGGAAGAATGCATGTTCCCTAAGGCTTCCGACAAGACATTTATGGAGAAGTTGTACACTAATCATCTGGGAAAATCTAGCCTCTTCAACAAGCCCGTGAAAAGCAGAAAGGGTGGTGCTGATGCTCACTTTGAGCTGGGTCACTATGCTGGTGCT GTACCATACAACATTAATGGTTGGTTGGACAAGAACAAGGACCCTCTGAACGAGACAGTAGTTGCTCTCCTTGAACAGTCCAAGGAAGCCCTTGTGTCTACCCTCTTTGCGCACCCTGCAG ACGAGACTACTACTGGGACACATAAGAAGAAGAAGTCAGCTTCTTTCCAGACAATTTCTGCTACCCACAGg gaATCTCTGAACAAACTCATGAAGAACTTGTACACAACTCACCCTCACTTCGTGCGTTGTATTATCCCCAACGAGACAAAGACGCCAG GTGTGATTGACGCTCCACTTGTACTCAACCAGTTGAAGTGCAATGGTGTGCTTGAAGGTATCCGTATTTGTAGAAAAGGATTCCCTAACAGGATCATCTACTCGGAATTCAAACagag ATACTCCATTCTGGCCCCCAACGCCATTCCCCAAGGGTTTGTCGATGGAAAGCAGGTCACTGACAAGATTTTGACAGCTTTGCAGATGGACCCTAACGAGTACCGTCTCGGTTCCACCAAAGTTTTCTTCAAAGCTGGTGTGTTGGGTATGCTTGAGGACATGCGTGATGAACGTCTCTCCAAAATCATCTCCCTCTTCCAAGCCCATATTAGAGGTTACCTCATGCGCAGACAGTACAAGAAACTGCAAGACCAGAG AATTGGTCTATCCGTAATCCAGAGGAACATCCGAAAATGGATGGTTCTGAGGAACTGGCAGTGGTGGAAACTTTACACCAAGGTCAAGCCTCTTCTCAACGTTGCTCGTGCCGAGGACGAGATGAGGAAGAAGGAAGAAGAGCTCGAGAAAACCAAAGCTGAGTTGGCAAAGGTCGAAAAAATCAAGAAGGAATTAGAAGAACAGAATGTTACACTTCTGCAGCAAAAGAATGACATGTATCTGCAGTTGCAAGCTGAACAGGATACTTTGATCGATGCTGAGGAGAAAATTGAAAGACTCATTCAACAGAAAGCAGACTTTGAGCAACAACTGAAAGATCTTGAAGAGAGACTTCTTGATGAGGAAGATGCAGCTGCTGAACTCGAGTCAGTGAAGAGGAAAATGGAACAGGAAGCAGTTGAACTTAAAAAAGACATTGAAGACCTTGAAACAGCTCTTGCAAAGGCTGAAACTGAAAAGAACACGAAGGACAACCAGATCAAGACTTTGCAAGATGAAATGGCACAGCAAGATGAACAAATTGCTAAACTGTCAAAGGAAAAGCGAAACATGGACGAGCAACAAAAGAGAACAGAGGAAGCCCTCCGAGTTGAAGAAGACAAAGTTAACAATCTCACAAGAATAAAGGGAAAACTCGAGGTTACCCTGGACGAG CTTGAAGACAATCTGGAGCGTGAAAAGAAGGTTCGTGCTGATGTAGAAAAGGCCAAGAGAAAGGTAGAACAAGACCTCAAATCCACACAAGAAACTGTTGAAGATCTGGAACGCGTAAAGAGAGATCTTGAGGAGAATGTCAGGAG AAAAGACATGGAGGTCAAGAACCTGAACTCTAAACTTGAAGATGAGCAGAGCTTAGTCGCTCAGCTTCAGAGAAAGATTAAGGAACTGCAG GCCCGCATTGAGGAGTTAGAGGAAGAACTTGAAGCGGAGAGAGCTGCAAGAGCAAAG GTCGAGAAACAGAGAGCTGAGCTTAATCGTGAACTTGAAGAGCTCAGTGAACGTCTCGATGAGGCAGGCGGAGCAACCACTGCTCAAGTTGAGCTCAACAAGAAGCGGGAACAGGAACTTCTCAAGCTCAGACGTGACCTTGAGGAACAGAGTCTTCAGCACGAGTCCCAGATCAGCGCACTCCGCAAGAAGGCCCAAGATGCCAGCAATGAGATGGCAGATCAGATTGACCAGCTTCAGAAGATAAAACAAAA AGTTGAGAAAGAAAAGCAACAGTATAAGGGAGAAATTGATGATCTTCAAGCACAAATTGAACATATTTCAAAGAACAGG GGTATGTCTGAGAAAATGTCTAAACAAGTTCAAGCCCAAATTGATGAGCTAAACTCTCGCCTAGAAGAAAGTGCCCGTACTATCCAAGACCTCCAGAGCCAGAAGGCTAGGGCACAGAATGAGAACAGCGACCTTACCCGACAGCTCGAGGACGCTGAAAGCCGTGTTAACCAGCTCAACAAAGAACGACAAAACCTTATGCAACAACTCGAGGATGCCAAACGCAGTCTTGAGGAAGAAACAAGG GCTCGCCAAAAGATGCAGAGCGAGATCCGCAGTCTCACCTCCGACCTCGATTCTGTTCGTGAACAGCTTGAGGAGGAGATGGAATCCAAGGGTGATATGCAGAGGCAGTTGTCAAGGGCCAACGCTGAGGCTCAACAGTGGCGTGTTAAATACGAGAGCGAGGGCATGGCTCGTGCAGAGGAACTCGAGGATGCTAAGCGCAAGCTCCAGGCCAAACTTCAGGAAGCTGAACAAGCTGCTGAGGCTGCCAACTCTAAGGTCAGTCAGCTTGAGAAGACAAAGAGCAGGCTTGCTGGAGAGCTCGAGGACCTTATGATCGATGTAGACAGAGCCAATGCTAATGCTAACAACCTTGAAAAGAAACAGCGTGGCTTTGACAAAACTATTGCAGAATGGGAAGCACGTGTCCGTGACCTCCAGAGTGAACTTGAGAATGCACAGAAGGAGGCCCGCAGCTACTCAGCCGAACTGTACAGAACCAAGGCCCAGGCAGAAGAGGCTAATGACACAATTGACTCTCTTAAGAGAGAGAACAAGAATTTAGCTG ACGAAATTCATGAACTTACCGACCAGCTGACAGAAGGAGGCAGAAGTGTACATGAAGTCGAGAAGGCACGCCGCCGCCTTGAGATGGAAAAGGACGAATTACAAGCTGCACTGGAAGAAGCAGAGTCTGCTCTTGAACAGGAAGAAGCTAAGGTGTCACGTGCCCAACTTGAAATTGCAGCCATCCGACAGGAGATTGACAGACGCATTGCTGAGAAAGAAGAAGAATTCGAGAACACAAGACGCAACCACCAGAGATCTATGGATTCCATGAATGCTAGTCTTGAGGCTGAAGCCAAGGGCAAGGCAGAAGCTCTCAGAATTCGTAAGAAACTTGAACAAGACATTAACGAACTTGAAGTTGCTCTTGATGGCGCAAACCGAGGTAGAGTTGACATGGAAAAGAACTGCAAGAGATTACAGGAACAGGGTCGTGAACTCCAGAGCACTATTGAAGAAGAACAACGTAACACACAAGAGGCTCGTGAAGCTTACAATATGGCTGAGCGCCGTGTAGCTGTTATCCAAGGCGAATGCGAAGAGATCCGTTCTGCCCTCGAATCTGCCGAGAGAGGCCGCAAAGCAGCTGAAAATGAACTTATTGACACCAATGACCGCGTTAACGAGCTTGCTGCTCAAGTTCAATCTCTTGGAGGACAGAAGAGAAAGCTGGAGGGAGATATTGCTGCCATGCAGGGTGATCTTGAGGAGATGAACAATGAAGTAAGAGGTGCTGATGAGAGGGCGAAGAAGGCTGTTGCCGACGCCGCCCGTCTTGCTGATGAACTTCGCGCTGAGCAGGAACACGGCTCTCAGGTGGAGAAGATGCGCAAGGCTCTCGAACAGCAAATCAAAGAACTTACAGTCCGTCTCGATGAAGCTGAGGCACAAGCACTCAAGGGAGGCAAGAAGATGATTGCCAAGTTGGAAATCAGA